A single genomic interval of Neisseria leonii harbors:
- the cysD gene encoding sulfate adenylyltransferase subunit CysD — MAHIENKHLDWLEAESIYIIREVVAEAKNPALLFSGGKDSVVLLALAVKAFQIEGRPLHLPFKLVHVDTGHNYPEVIAFRDETVARTGVELVVGHVEDSIARGSVVLRRKTDSRNAAQAVTLVETIEAHGFDALMGGARRDEEKARAKERIFSFRDEFGQWDPKNQRPELWNIYNARLFAGENMRVFPISNWTELDIWQYIARENLALPPIYYAHEREVVERGGLLVPVTLLTPKRDGEESAVRSVRFRTVGDISCTCPVASTAATAEDIIAETAAATVSERSATRMDDRASESAMEERKRAGYF, encoded by the coding sequence ATGGCACATATCGAAAACAAGCATCTCGACTGGCTGGAAGCCGAATCCATTTATATTATCCGCGAAGTGGTTGCCGAAGCGAAAAATCCCGCGCTGCTGTTTTCCGGCGGCAAAGATTCTGTGGTGCTGCTCGCGCTTGCGGTCAAGGCGTTCCAAATCGAAGGGCGGCCGCTGCATCTGCCGTTTAAGCTGGTTCATGTGGACACCGGCCACAATTATCCCGAAGTGATTGCGTTTCGCGATGAAACCGTGGCGCGTACGGGCGTGGAACTGGTGGTGGGTCATGTGGAAGATTCGATTGCGCGCGGATCGGTGGTACTGCGCCGCAAAACCGATTCGCGCAATGCTGCCCAAGCGGTCACGCTGGTGGAAACCATCGAGGCGCACGGTTTTGATGCGCTGATGGGTGGCGCACGGCGCGACGAGGAAAAAGCGCGCGCCAAAGAGCGGATTTTTTCTTTCCGCGACGAATTCGGCCAATGGGATCCGAAAAACCAGCGTCCCGAGTTGTGGAATATTTACAATGCGCGCCTGTTTGCGGGCGAAAATATGCGGGTATTCCCGATTTCCAATTGGACGGAACTGGACATCTGGCAATATATCGCGCGCGAAAACCTCGCCCTGCCGCCGATTTATTATGCGCATGAGCGCGAAGTGGTCGAGCGCGGCGGTCTGCTGGTTCCCGTTACCCTGCTCACGCCCAAGCGCGACGGCGAAGAGTCGGCGGTGCGCAGCGTGCGCTTCCGCACCGTCGGCGATATTTCCTGTACCTGCCCCGTGGCCAGTACGGCCGCCACAGCCGAAGACATTATTGCCGAAACCGCGGCCGCCACGGTTTCCGAGCGCAGCGCCACCCGCATGGACGACCGCGCCTCCGAATCGGCGATGGAAGAGCGCAAGCGCGCAGGGTATTTTTAA
- the prmB gene encoding 50S ribosomal protein L3 N(5)-glutamine methyltransferase translates to MFHEAETHLHTLRDLLRFAVSRFHEAGLFFGHGSDNAHDEAAYLLLHALHLPPHTLEPYLDARLLPSEKAAALALIRRRVEERLPAAYLTRQAWQGDFDFYVDERVIVPRSFIYELLGDAVRPWIEHDELVHRALDLCTGSGCLAVQMAYHYPAARIDAVDLSLDALEVAAVNVERYDLADRINLIHTDLFEGLEDTYDLIVSNPPYVDAESVAALPDEYLHEPELALGSGTDGLDATRCILARAAEYLNPHGVLLVEIGHNRDMLEAEYPDLPFTWLETSGGDGFVFLLTREQLLGKAA, encoded by the coding sequence ATGTTTCACGAAGCCGAAACCCACCTCCACACCCTGCGCGACCTTTTGCGTTTTGCCGTCAGCCGTTTCCACGAAGCCGGCCTGTTCTTCGGCCACGGCAGCGACAATGCGCACGACGAAGCCGCCTATCTGCTGCTGCATGCCCTGCATCTGCCGCCGCACACGCTGGAACCCTATCTCGATGCGCGTCTTTTGCCGTCTGAAAAAGCCGCCGCACTGGCACTGATCCGCCGCCGCGTGGAAGAACGCCTGCCCGCCGCTTATCTCACCCGTCAGGCTTGGCAGGGCGATTTTGATTTTTATGTCGATGAGCGCGTGATTGTGCCGCGCTCGTTTATCTACGAATTGCTGGGCGATGCGGTGCGCCCGTGGATAGAGCACGACGAACTGGTTCACCGCGCTTTGGATTTGTGCACCGGCAGCGGCTGTCTGGCGGTGCAGATGGCCTATCATTATCCCGCCGCCCGCATCGATGCCGTCGATTTGAGTCTGGATGCGCTGGAAGTGGCCGCCGTCAATGTGGAACGGTACGATCTGGCCGACCGCATCAATCTGATTCACACCGATTTGTTTGAAGGATTGGAAGATACCTACGACTTGATTGTTTCCAATCCGCCCTACGTCGATGCCGAATCCGTGGCCGCCCTGCCCGATGAATACCTGCACGAACCCGAGCTTGCCCTAGGCAGCGGTACAGACGGCCTCGATGCCACACGCTGCATCTTGGCGCGTGCGGCCGAATACCTCAACCCGCACGGCGTGCTGCTGGTGGAAATCGGCCATAACCGCGACATGCTTGAAGCCGAATACCCCGACTTGCCGTTTACCTGGTTGGAAACCAGCGGCGGCGACGGTTTCGTTTTCCTGCTGACCCGAGAACAGCTGCTCGGGAAGGCGGCATAA
- a CDS encoding MerR family DNA-binding protein, whose product MNISQAAKAAGLSAKQIRDYEKSGLLPPAPRSESGYRRYTAADLDRLRFIAHAREVGFSLAQTAELLRLSADPHRTDCEVKALTAQHIAEITGKIASLQTMLATLQNWHDACAGGGSGECGIVRGLEQA is encoded by the coding sequence ATGAACATCAGCCAGGCGGCCAAAGCGGCCGGTTTATCCGCCAAACAGATACGCGATTACGAAAAAAGCGGCCTGCTGCCGCCCGCCCCGCGCAGCGAATCGGGCTACCGCCGTTACACCGCCGCCGATTTGGACCGTCTGCGCTTTATCGCCCACGCGCGCGAAGTGGGTTTTTCACTGGCGCAGACCGCCGAACTGCTGCGCCTGTCGGCCGACCCGCACCGTACAGACTGCGAAGTCAAAGCCCTCACCGCACAACACATTGCCGAAATCACCGGCAAAATCGCCTCCCTGCAAACCATGCTTGCCACCCTGCAAAACTGGCACGATGCCTGCGCGGGCGGCGGCAGCGGCGAATGCGGTATCGTGCGCGGCCTGGAACAGGCCTGA